The Anabaena sp. PCC 7108 region AAAAGAGCAACCCTAGCACTAATCTAAGTGATTCACAATATTATATAAATCGTGAGTTAAGTTGGTTAGAGTTTAATAGTAGGGTATTACATGAAGCTTGCGATGCGCGTACACCTCTCCTAGAACGCCTGAAATTTTTAGCAATCTTCAGTTCTAATTTAGATGAGTTCTTCATGGTGCGGATTGCGGCTTTAAAGCAGCAAGTAGAAGCAAAAGTCAATCTACTCACTCCTGACGGTCGCACACCACAACAACAGTTAGATGATATTCGCCTCAAACTCAGTCCTCAAGTTACAAAACAGAACGAACAGTTTGAACAAGTACTGCAACCTCTGTTGGCAAGTGAGGGGATTTATATCCTCGATTACATAGAACTGAATCAAAAACAACGGAATTATCTAGATAACTATTTTGAAGAACAAATTTTCCCCGTTTTGACACCTCTGGCTGTTGATCCTAGTCATCCTTTTCCTTACATTTCTAATCTCAGTTTAAATCTAGCGGTAGTTCTCAAAAACCCAGATACAGAAGAAGAATTTTTTGCGAGAGTCAAAGTCCCCAAAGTCTTACCGCGATTTTTGCCCTTACCTCCAGATTTGGGAATTCGTCAAGATGGACAACCCGTTCACTGGTCAGGTGTACCATTAGAACAAGCGATCGCACATAATTTAGAATCTCTATTTCCGGGGATGAATATTCAAGAATATCACCCCTTCCGCATTACTCGTGATGCTGACCTAGAATTAGAAGAAGATGAAGCAGAAGACCTGTTATTGGCAATTGAACAGGAACTCCGCAAACGTCGTATGGGTGGCACTCCGGTACGGTTAGAAATTAAATCCCAAACTCCAGAATCTGTGCGTTCCAGGTTATTACAAGATTTGGAATTAACCGAAAAAGATATCTATGAAGTAGACGGTCTTTTGGGATTGCGAGACTTAATGTATTTTATGGCTTTGCCTCTTCCAGAACTCAAAGATACACCACGTCAATCTGTAGTACCTCCACGCTTACAACGCCTCAGAGAACCAAGTGTAGATCCAAATGTATTGGAACTGGAAGAAGGAAAAGACTTTTTTTCCATAATTCGGGAAAAAGATTTGCTGGTACATCATCCCTATCAATCTTTTTCCGGAACAGTAGAACGCTTTATTGCTAGTGCTGCCCATGATCCCAATGTGTTAGCCATCAAAATGACTCTTTACCGCACTTCTGGTGACTCACCGATTGTGAACGCCTTAATTGCTGCTGCTGAAAATGGTAAACAAGTTTCTGTGTTGGTGGAATTAAAAGCGCGGTTTGATGAAGAAAATAATATTTACTGGGCTAGGCGTTTAGAAAGAGTTGGTGTTCATGTTGTTTATGGTTTAGTGGGGCTAAAAACCCATAGCAAAATTGTTCTGGTCGTGCGGCGTGAAAAAGACCGGATACGCCGTTATGTGCATATTGGTACGGGCAACTATAATCCGAAAACAGCTAGACTGTATACCGATTTAGGATTGTTTAGTTGTCGGGAAGAATTGGGCGCTGATTTAACAGATGTGTTTAACTTTTTAACGGGATATTCTCGCCAAAAGTCTTATCGAGAAATATTAGTAGCCCCAGTCAATATGCGCGATCGCTTTCTTGAACTAATTAACCGAGAAATCGAAAATGTCAAAAATGGCTTTTCAGGTCGCATTGTCGCTAAAATGAATGCCCTCGTCGATCCGCAAACCATCGCTACTTTATATGCAGCCTCCCGCGCTGGAGTTCAAATTGATTTGATTATCCGTGGTATTTGCTGTTTGCGTCCAGGACTCAAGGATATCAGCGAGAATATTCGCGTTATTAGCATCATTGGCCGATTTTTAGAACACTCTCGCGTTTTTTACTTTCATAACAATGGTCAAGAAGAAATATATATTGGTAGTGCTGACTGGATGCGCCGCAATTTAGACAGACGGGTAGAAGTCATTACCCCCATTAAAGACCAAGATATTGCTAAGGATTTGCAGGAAATTTTGGGAATTATGTTGGCAGATAATCGTCAAGCTTGGGATTTACAACCTGATGGGAGTTATATCCAAAGGCGTGCTGGTGAAGATTCTCCAGAAACTCATTCACAACAAACTCTGATGTCGATGGTATTACGTTCTGTCGGCATAATTTAAAATCCAATTGTCTCAGAAAAAAATTGTCCACACCTTAAAAAGGTACTAAATTAACTTCTTCAGGAAAACTTTATTTTTCTGAGCAATTCTTTAATGATTTTTCATATAAAACCCCAATATATTCAACCATAAGATAGAGTAAATACTGGCACTTATCCCCATAAACTATAAACATTAATGTCCATAATTTTTATTGCTGAAAATGTTAATGTTGTCTAGTCAGTCCTCTACCTTACGTGTTCTAGTGGTTGACGATCATGAACTGACTCGTTTAAGCCTAAAATTAGCTTTTACTTGCCAAGAGAATATTCAAGTAGTGGGTTTAGCAAGTAATGGTCAAGAAGCTATTGAAATGTTTCAATTTCTTCGCCCTGATGTGATTGTTTTAGACTTACATATGCCAGTTATGGATGGTTGGAGTGCATCTCACCATATTAAAGCTATTTCTCCAAACACTCAAATCCTAGCTTACTCTTCCATTGAAGAAGCTCATTTACAACGAACTAAAACAATGTCTGGCTTTGATGAAGTTTGCAAAAAAGAAGCTTCGACAACAGAACTCGTCGCTTTAGTCAGACAGTTAGGAAAACGTGCTGCTAATAGTTCCCTGTCGTGATCAACTGTGCAAATAGTTGGGTAATATCACGTCCAGTTGAATACTTATCATTTAGACTGACGCTCAAGACGCGGAGACACGGAGACGCGGAGATTTTTTTTGATAAGTGATTAGGCGGACATGATATGAGGAATATGGTTTTAGTAGAAGAAATTTATATGACTTTATATGACGCTAAATAGCGTCGGTTTGACCGTAAATCTACGGATTACCGACGCAATAATTATTAATTATAGCCCCAGTCCAGCTTAATTGAGTTCTGTTTCTGGAATGCTGCGTCTAAATTCATCGATTAGATCATCTAATTCTTCCAAAGCTTGATTCACGTCAACTCTCAAAGTCCCTAGATTGGGTTGTTCTAGTAGACTCAGCAGGTACTCACGCTTACTTTGAACTGATGCAACTCGTTCCTTTATTGTCTGAAGATCCATTATTTTTTTCCAATCTTTAACTATCTTCAAATTTAAAGTTAACGTAAAATGGGCTGAATTCTTATCTAATGTCTTCAGAATGATAAAACTAATATATGTAGGAATTATACTAATCTTAGATTATGTTAGGCAAACTTTCTTTAGGAACACTCGGTTTATCCGTAGGTGGCATACTTATCATCACGGGTTTTATTGCTTATGGTGTGGATAATGCCACACTCAATCTGATCGGATTTTTCTATGGCTTTCCTCTATTTCTAGGTGGTCTAGCGCTGAAAGCTAATGAAATGAAGCCTATACCCTTCACTCAAAAAACGACAAATTCAGTATTGGAACTACGGAAGCAACAAGCTACTGTAACTCAAAATAAAATCCGCAAAGACATTACGCGATATTGCTATGGTCAAGAAGCTCACTTAGATACAGCACTTGCTTACTTAGGTCTGAGTCCTAGCGATGAAGAAAGACCATTAGTGACTGGTTTGCGAGAAATCGAAGTTAATGGATCTTATTGTATTATTTTAGAATTTGATTCGCCTCTCATACCAATAGATATTTGGCACCAGAAACAAGAAAAAATGACCAAATACTTTGCTCCTAACGTTGAAGTAAAAATTACACAGCCAGGTGAAGATAAAATTGAACTAGCTTTAATTACTACTCAATCCTGAGTGCTGAGTGCTGAGTCCTGAGTCCTGAGTCCTGAGTCCTGAGTCCTGAGTCCTGAGTGATGAGTCCTGAGTGATGAGTCCTAAGTGCTGAGTCCTGAGTGATGAGTCCTGAGTGATGAGTCCTGAGTGATGAGTCCTGAGTCCTGAGTTATCTCTCTTTCTCCGTCTCCCCACTTCTCCGCGTCTCCACTTCTCCGTCTCCCCACTTCTCCGTCTCCCCACTTCTCCGTGTCTCCACTTCTCCGCGTCCCCACTTCTCCGTGTCTCCACTTCTCCGCGTCCCCACTTCTCCGTGTCTCCACTTCTCCGTGTCCCCGCGTCCCCGCGTCCCCGCGTCCCCCCTTCTCCGTGTCTCCACTTCTCCGCGTCCCCGTCTCCCCGTCTCCCCGCGTCCTCTTCTAATCACTTTTCCAAACGTACTGCATACCACTGCAAATATTTTCCGGGGCCAATATCTAACTCACAACTAGTGTCAATTAAATATTGTGCTTGCTCTGATAGCAACTTAAATTTTTGGACATCGGGAGGTAAGTGCTCAAATTTAAGTTGTTGCAAGACATTTTCTAACTTTTCTAATAATTCGGAAGTCGTCAGAAATTGTTCTGGTTGATTAGTTTCCAGAATCACAAAATTATCTTGTTGATACATTAATGGATTTGGCATTTATTAATTTACTCATTAAAGTTTGTTACTAATAAATAATAACTAAGATGGATAAACTGGTAAAGTAAAATGGAACCAGGCTCCACCATTGGGGGCTGAATCTACCCAAATTTGACCATAGTGCGCCCGGATAATGCGTTGGCATAAAGAAAGACCCAGTCCATAGCCATCTGTTCCTTGATCACGTTGTAGGCGAAAATGATTTTCAAAGATGCGATCGCGGTTTTCTTGAGGAATACCGGGGCCAGTATCGCCAATACTAAACTGTACTTTTTGAGTGGTGCGGTGTAGTCCAGCGAAGCTAATACAGCCCCCAGAAGGGGTGTATTTAATGGCATTATCCAAAAGATTGATTAGCACTTGGCGGATGCGTTCTGGATCTGCATATACACAAGGTAAGTCTTGAGGGATATCAGTTTCTATTCTTTGGGATTTAGCGATGTAGCGATCGCGCAATTCCTCCAAGACATCTAAACTAAGTTTACCCAATTGCAGTTTTTGTGGTGTGATCGGAAATTCTGTATCATTACCACGACCAACTTCTAAAAGATCAGCAATCATCCGATCAATAATCCTGGCTTGACTGCGAGCTTGTTTTAATAAATAAGCTGTCATAGCTGGTTTCAGACGTATAAAGTCACCTTTTTCGGGATTATAGTTAGATTGAAGAGTTTCGATAGCGATCGCCACAGCTGTCAAAGGATTACGCAGATCATGTGCCAAAATCGCAATTACTCTATCTTTAAACTGTAGCTGTTCTTCCAGTTTCTCTTTTTCCTGTTTCAGGTGAAAAATTTCGTCTGAAAGTTTGATTAGTTCGGCAGAAACGGCGACAGAACGAATTGTAGATTTAGGTGATGTCACCCAGACATTCTCATCTATACGTTCTTGTAAGTCTTCCTGTAACTTTAAGAATGCGTCTACAGCAGTTTGCCAGCGAGGCCACCAGGTTTTCACTTGGGCTATGATATTACTTCCAGCTAGGGTTTGCTGGGGTTCGGGATGAATTTTGACTAAAGCGGGGGTGGCTACCAATTTAAAATGTTCCGCTAAATATGGTTGCTGCCCGACATCAATGATTTGAAGTTCAAAACTATACTCAGCTTCTAATTCTTTTAAGTAGGCGCGAATTCGCTGCACCTGTTGTCGGGACTTTGGCCGTCCATCAACAAACAGCAACAGTTGGAGTGGAGCCTCAGAATAGATAGGCTGATCCTGGGAAACTTGCATGTAATCGTGTTTCAGCACTGGTAACAACCTGGCGACGCTTTACAGAAAGTAAAATAGACTGACGGTTGTCAATGATCGTTCTTTTCTTTCAATTTAATATCTATTTTAGATTTTTCGTACTCCTATCTGATCTGCGTTTTTGACATGAGAAAAATCTTTTTAGGAATTTTGCTCCCTTTTACGTTTGTTTCCATTCCTGGTAGCACCTTAGCTATGGAATACCAAGCCTCATTTGACCTGAGTCAAAATCTTACTTCAGAATCAGCATCTGAGAGCTTTTATACCACAGCTGCGCGGCTTGTACAGCAGCAGATTTATTTAACTGCTCGCATTGAGGAAGCATTGAACAGCCCAGACCCCAACAAAATGAGATCAGTGCGGGGGCAATTAACTATTTTTACTCATGCTGTGGATACTTTTCTCACAGGTCAGTACTCAAGTCCTAAAACATTGTGTACCCCAAAGGGAAATGTGTCTCAACAGTCTTCTGTAGTTGTGCAGTTAACTGAGTCCCAATCACAAATTTACTGCTCTTTGTACGCTTCTAATCAAGAATTGTGGAAGTTGTACCCAGTTGTAGATCGGTTGTTGTCTCGACGAGGTGAGTTAGCCTTAATTACAGCTTTACCCTTAGTTTCTGGAGAACATAAGTCAGATCCTGTGCTTTCCATTGCACGAATGCAGCGTCCTCATCTTGGTAATCCAGCAACACCTTTTTCTAATCGGGAACCAAACTTAACTTCATTCCCATTATCAGTAGTTGGTAGCACTGCAAAAACAGCTATAGCCAACTACGTAGAGCCTGTGCAACCTGCTATTGCTGTACCGGAAGAAACTATCAGTACTATCAAAACCGTTAATCAAATCTTGACAGCAGTCCAAAAAGCATTTCCGCAAAATATTAAATTTATCAATCCTCAGAAAGATGCGGCGGTACTTGACAGGTTTGCTTACGACATTGATTCCCAAGAAAAACAAACCTACGCTCAGTTTTTGCAGTTACCTAACACTGGAATCTTTCGGGTATTACCTGATTCAGCGTACCGTCGTCCGTTGAATTTTCCCCAGAATAGATTACAAGCCAGTGTCAGTGAGCGTTATCCTTTTCCCTCTGTAGGTGAGGTTAAGGAAGATTTTAGTCCTAGTTTAGCATTGAAGATGATTGGTGAGAACTTCCAGTTAGTCCATCAAGGGTTAAATTATGGCTTTATTATCGATGTGGGTGATGTACCCTTAGAAAAGTTAAATGGGAGGCTACAGGCTGTTTCCTCATCTACGGGAGAATTTTTGCTCAACTACCAGCCACCCAAACAGTTAGAAGCCTTACAAATAGACAGACAAAGGTTTTTAACAGGTAAAGATCAGAATTGGCAGCAAAATCAAATATTTTTAGCTGGTGCTACAGCCAAATTAAATCATACTTATTTAGTGCGATCGCTCCAATTCCAACTTCCCGCCACTATCTTAAATCGTCAATCCATTTCCCGCCCTCATAGTCGCATGAGGCAGCAATTAGGGCAAATGCCTAGCAGCGATACTATTATCGCTTTCCGTGCTGTGCGTCGCCGTCCTGATGGTAGCTACACCATTCTGTGGCGAGTTCTCAATCACTTGCCCGCACCGCAAATTGAAGATTTAGAGAACTACATAACAATACCTTCGTCAAATTGAAAAAAGCCTTGATTCGTAGGTTGGGTTGTTCGATTCAGCGTGGCTTTAGCCATAACCCAACAAATGCCTTTGGTTTTGTTTCGCTCAACCTACAGAAAAATGGCGAAGGTATTGTTATAGACAATCACTACAGGTATAAATTAAATTTAAATGTATACAGTCATAATTTTCATACTTTACTCCCATGACACTTAATATAGTCAAATCCCTAAATGAAAATTTTCTAGTTGACTGCATCAGTAAAGTATTTATCATTGCTTACAAAGAATCTACTCAGCAGTTAGAAGCAACATTAACTACTGAAGGATTAGAATGTGAAGTTCTTAGACAAGAACACAAACCAGAATATCAAGGTTTTTCTCGCAGTTATCTTTGTCTCATGAACCATCGTCGGGCTTGGGAAATAGCTACTCAGCAGACTCAGCCAACTATCATTATTGAAGCAGATTTTGTGCCAGTCCTAGGTTTTGGCAAGTGTCCATTACCTTTTAACCGCAATCAAACTGATGTTGGCATTAGTTGGCTATATACTTGTGCGCCCCAAGTGTATTCTGTTTCTCCTCATGGTCATGCTGAAGGCTTTTCCACCTCCGCAGTGGCTTATATTGTCACTCCCCAAGCTGCACGCTATCTCATAGAACTATCAGATGAAATTACAGAGAAAGTAGGAGCCTTTAACTACTCCACTTGGGATTCCAATATCGACTCATTTTTACGCGAAAGAAAACTAAAAAACTATATTCCTTGGCGTAACTACGGAGAACACGGTGGTTTACCTAATCTAGAACATTATCAAAATAATCTCAGTAAAACTCATCGTGCAGATGTTCTCTACAATCAACTTGCGTTTATACCTCTGTATGCGGTGGGTAAAAAAAATGAAACATTAGCATTTGTCTGGGTGCGATTCCAAGCCCGTCTTAAAGGAATTGCAAGGCTGCTAATTGGTCGATTTCTCCGTCCACAAGTTGCACAAACTTCAAGCTATCCTCTCCGGTTGCTCAAGTTTGCAATTTTCCGACACTTTACAGGTGTAGTTTAATTTTTAATCATAAGTCAACAATGCTAGGGTAGGAATTAACAATCCACTTGTGATTTCCTGTGCTGCCTTCTAAACGTCCAGTTATCTTTCTAAGTTTAGCCATTGTACTCTCTTCGTTAACAGCTTGTGCTAACGGCCCAGCCGCTAAAAATTTAGAGAATTCTTTGGCCGCAGATCCTCTGCTGCAAAGCAATCCTACGGTTTTTGGAGAAGCTAAGACGAAGGAAGTTGCAATCGCATCAACAGTTAAGTTACCTGCTGACTTCCCCAAAGATATTCCTATATATGCCAATGCCAAACTGGAAGAAGTCAAACCTGGGAATAGTTCAGAAAATAAAATATTAACTCGCTGGCTAAGTTCTGATCCCAGCAATGTTATCGCCAGCTATTACCGTACTCAGTTTCAAGGTAATAACTGGCAAATTTTGCAACAGCCAAAAGATGATACAGATGGAACTTTTGAGGTACAACGTAATAATTTACTTTTGAAAGTGACAATTCAACCAAAATCAGTTACTAACGCTGCACCTAATCAACCGCAAACAGCAACTGAATTAATCATTGAATTCGTTAATAATACAGCCACTACTCCAATTCAACCAAATACAAATCTTAGCGCAGTTCCCCAACCAGAAAATCCTCAGTTTATTGGTCCGGTATCACCCAATGTCAATGTAGTTGAGCAGCCAATCAACCAATCTGATACCTCTGAACCTCAAGAATTTACCGACTTGAATAAAGTACCACCAGAATGGCGACAATACATTCAAGATTTAGCAAAGTTAGGTGTACTGTCTATAGATTCCCAGACTTCTAAAAGCAACTCTACTGCTACAACTAACCAGTTGGAACCCAACAAAATTATTACGCGCCGAGAATATGCTCGTTGGCTTGTTGCTGCTAATAATGCTATGTATAGCAATAATCCCGCTAAAAAAATTCGTTTGGCCTCAGAAAGTAACCAACCTGCTTTTAGAGATATTTTACCTAAAGATCCTGATTTTCCCGCAATTCAGGGTTTAGCAGAAGCTGGTTTGATTCCTAGTCCTTTGTCTGGAGATGCAACAGCCGTTTTATTTCGTCCTGATGCACCTTTAACAAGGGAACAATTACTAGTTTGGAAAGTGCCTTTAGATACTCGTCAAGCTTTACCTGCTGCTAACTTAGAAGCAGTCAAGCAAACCTGGGGTTTTCAAGATACAGAAAAAATTGACCCCAAGGCGTTAAGAGCCGTTTTGGCAGATTTTCAAAATGCTGAACAAGCTAATATTCGGCGGGTGTTTGGCTATACAACATTATTTCAACCCAAGAAACCCGTAACTCGTGCTGAAGCTGGTGCTGCTTTGTGGTATTTCGGTACTCAGGGTGAGGGAATGTCAGCGACTGAAGCTTTGAAATTAAAATAATTCTTAGTTTGTAATTAAGTTTTTTAAAGGTGATTTAGACCTTGCCAAAAAACTTCCGGTTAAATAATACCATTACTGTACCTTGTTTTTTATCTTGATATTCCGCTATGCAATTAGATCCTGAAGCAGTAATTCAAAAACGTCAATTGGTGTTGCAGCATCTTCGAGAACGCAGGAAAGAAAGTAGACATGATCTGAGCCAGAAAGAGGGACAGACTAATGAAGTCGTGCCTTTAGAGTATTTTGTCAAGTTAGCAAATCTAGCAGAATCGGAAGCGGTTGCAACCACCACATCTGCCCTGAGAGACAATCACGAAGAGCAATTGATTAAGATTCGTGAACGATTAAAACAGGCTCGAGAGCGGCGGAAAAGTGTTAAACTCCGACCACCGGAGCCAGAAGAAAATGGTTCTGCATCAGAAGAGAATTTATCGTCTACCAAGACGGATGCTTCCCAGCGGAAGGAGCTTCTCCAAGATGTTATGTCAGATCACTTTCGTAATAATCTGAAATCATGGATCAGTAGTGTAGATCCTGACCTCGGTGTTAGCTCTACTTCAGTGGCTGAATTAGAAGAACAGCAGCAAGAAATAGAGTATCGCTATAAAATGCTTAAACTGTTGCTTAACATTACACAGGAAGAGTTAAACAAGATCGAAATATCTATTCGAGCAGCCAAGTCCTTAGAAAACTAATTAACCTTCTTTCCTCAAACTGGGAATCGAAAAAATAA contains the following coding sequences:
- the ppk1 gene encoding polyphosphate kinase 1, which gives rise to MAKSKKSNPSTNLSDSQYYINRELSWLEFNSRVLHEACDARTPLLERLKFLAIFSSNLDEFFMVRIAALKQQVEAKVNLLTPDGRTPQQQLDDIRLKLSPQVTKQNEQFEQVLQPLLASEGIYILDYIELNQKQRNYLDNYFEEQIFPVLTPLAVDPSHPFPYISNLSLNLAVVLKNPDTEEEFFARVKVPKVLPRFLPLPPDLGIRQDGQPVHWSGVPLEQAIAHNLESLFPGMNIQEYHPFRITRDADLELEEDEAEDLLLAIEQELRKRRMGGTPVRLEIKSQTPESVRSRLLQDLELTEKDIYEVDGLLGLRDLMYFMALPLPELKDTPRQSVVPPRLQRLREPSVDPNVLELEEGKDFFSIIREKDLLVHHPYQSFSGTVERFIASAAHDPNVLAIKMTLYRTSGDSPIVNALIAAAENGKQVSVLVELKARFDEENNIYWARRLERVGVHVVYGLVGLKTHSKIVLVVRREKDRIRRYVHIGTGNYNPKTARLYTDLGLFSCREELGADLTDVFNFLTGYSRQKSYREILVAPVNMRDRFLELINREIENVKNGFSGRIVAKMNALVDPQTIATLYAASRAGVQIDLIIRGICCLRPGLKDISENIRVISIIGRFLEHSRVFYFHNNGQEEIYIGSADWMRRNLDRRVEVITPIKDQDIAKDLQEILGIMLADNRQAWDLQPDGSYIQRRAGEDSPETHSQQTLMSMVLRSVGII
- a CDS encoding response regulator transcription factor is translated as MLMLSSQSSTLRVLVVDDHELTRLSLKLAFTCQENIQVVGLASNGQEAIEMFQFLRPDVIVLDLHMPVMDGWSASHHIKAISPNTQILAYSSIEEAHLQRTKTMSGFDEVCKKEASTTELVALVRQLGKRAANSSLS
- a CDS encoding DUF2854 domain-containing protein, whose protein sequence is MLGKLSLGTLGLSVGGILIITGFIAYGVDNATLNLIGFFYGFPLFLGGLALKANEMKPIPFTQKTTNSVLELRKQQATVTQNKIRKDITRYCYGQEAHLDTALAYLGLSPSDEERPLVTGLREIEVNGSYCIILEFDSPLIPIDIWHQKQEKMTKYFAPNVEVKITQPGEDKIELALITTQS
- a CDS encoding chlororespiratory reduction protein 7 produces the protein MPNPLMYQQDNFVILETNQPEQFLTTSELLEKLENVLQQLKFEHLPPDVQKFKLLSEQAQYLIDTSCELDIGPGKYLQWYAVRLEK
- a CDS encoding histidine kinase; its protein translation is MLKHDYMQVSQDQPIYSEAPLQLLLFVDGRPKSRQQVQRIRAYLKELEAEYSFELQIIDVGQQPYLAEHFKLVATPALVKIHPEPQQTLAGSNIIAQVKTWWPRWQTAVDAFLKLQEDLQERIDENVWVTSPKSTIRSVAVSAELIKLSDEIFHLKQEKEKLEEQLQFKDRVIAILAHDLRNPLTAVAIAIETLQSNYNPEKGDFIRLKPAMTAYLLKQARSQARIIDRMIADLLEVGRGNDTEFPITPQKLQLGKLSLDVLEELRDRYIAKSQRIETDIPQDLPCVYADPERIRQVLINLLDNAIKYTPSGGCISFAGLHRTTQKVQFSIGDTGPGIPQENRDRIFENHFRLQRDQGTDGYGLGLSLCQRIIRAHYGQIWVDSAPNGGAWFHFTLPVYPS
- a CDS encoding S-layer homology domain-containing protein; the encoded protein is MLPSKRPVIFLSLAIVLSSLTACANGPAAKNLENSLAADPLLQSNPTVFGEAKTKEVAIASTVKLPADFPKDIPIYANAKLEEVKPGNSSENKILTRWLSSDPSNVIASYYRTQFQGNNWQILQQPKDDTDGTFEVQRNNLLLKVTIQPKSVTNAAPNQPQTATELIIEFVNNTATTPIQPNTNLSAVPQPENPQFIGPVSPNVNVVEQPINQSDTSEPQEFTDLNKVPPEWRQYIQDLAKLGVLSIDSQTSKSNSTATTNQLEPNKIITRREYARWLVAANNAMYSNNPAKKIRLASESNQPAFRDILPKDPDFPAIQGLAEAGLIPSPLSGDATAVLFRPDAPLTREQLLVWKVPLDTRQALPAANLEAVKQTWGFQDTEKIDPKALRAVLADFQNAEQANIRRVFGYTTLFQPKKPVTRAEAGAALWYFGTQGEGMSATEALKLK